The nucleotide sequence ATAAGGACAGCAGGTTTCCTCCTCTGTATACGTGGAGGAGCATTTTCTTAATGACAGTCGGCTCTTGATTATAGAAAATGGTGATGGATTCATAGGCATCCATTTCAAGAGCAGAAAGCACCTGGCCCAGAGTTGGCCTTTTTTTGCGGACGGCAGCTATCTGATCCCATTCTTTGAACGAGGAATCCGGGTGTGCTTTTTCATGGTTTATCGTGATCTTTCCTGAAAATGCGTCCAGATGGACTAATCGTCCGTCAACAGACAGGCAGAAGGGCGTGCATCTTGACGCGTCCTGGAAAAGGTCCATGACTTTGTCCGGGAAGGTATAAGTAATCACATCCCTGTCAGCGACCGGGTCATTGGGGTCAGCCGGTGTTCCATTTTTTAAGAGCTTCGCCTGCACTGCGACTTGCTCGCCGTTTAAAATGATTTTCTTCTCCGGTACAACATCAATCAAATCTGAAATGACGACAGGGAGGGAGTGGCCGTCCTTCCCTTTTTGAATCGTTATTTCATCCCCGTTCTGAAGTTCTTCATCTACTGAACAGCGCCTGCCGTTTTTGCAGATGACCGGTGCTTCGCCGTAGGTGCCGGGAACGGTCACAGAGCGGCCGTTGATCGAAACAAAATAGGCAAGTCCGGGTTTGCCGTAGTAGCCTGACAGCTGAATGCCGGTTGACAGCAGGCTGTCAGAGACGGTCCGCTTTTTCATCTGAAGAAGTCTCACTTTCTGTCCATTGACACTGACACTCACATAATGAATCGGATTGATGCTTGAAGTAATCGCGATGCCGATCGGTGTCACAAGCTCCGGTCCTTTTCCTAAGCTCTCTGAAAGATGAAGCTGCTGAATCGCTTCGATCCCTCTAATGGCAATGCGGTCTTCAGGCAGCGACAATTGCTCTGCAAGCAGGGACGGCAGTCCCGGAGTTAAGCTGCCTCCCCCGATCAGCATGACAGCTTTTGGAGGCTTTCCGCTGTTGAGCGAGAGGATTTCTTCTTTGATTAATTTCGCAAGACGGGAAGCGGCGGGCTGTATGGAAGCAGCCGCTGCCTCTTTTGATACGCTTTTCTCATAGCCGAGGATATCCTTAAAACGGATGATCTGTGATGTATTAAGTTCTCTTTTCACACGTTCTGCTTCATGAAAATCAAGCAAGTATTCGTCTGAAACAGCTTCTGTAATCGCATCTCCTGCTGAGGGCACCATTCCGTATGCAGTAACCGTGCCTTCACTTGTTATGGCAATGTCAGATGTGCCTGCCCCAATATCAACCAGAGCCACGTTGAGCCTTCTCATAGATGCCGGTATCAGCACATTAATTGCAGCGATCGGTTCCAGCGTCATGGCAAGCATTTCTAAATTTGCTCTTTTTAAAGCGGCCAGGAGAGACTCTGTTACAACCTTAGGCAGAAAGGTAGCAATTATTTCGGCAGATGCGGTGTGACCCTGCTGGTCGAGCAGGCTGCCAATCTCCTGCTGATCAAGCTTATAGGAAATAACAGAGTAGCCCACGCAGTCATAGCCTGCCATGCCGGTTTCTTTCAGGGCGATTTCCTGCTGGGCAAGCTGAACGGCCATTAATTCCAGCTGGGAGACTGCCTCAGCTTCCAGAATCGGTTTTCCTGTTATATCAATGGATGCTTCTGCACGAAGGGTTTTAAGCGCTCTTCCTGCTGCGGCAACGCAGACTTTCGTCAGAGGTCCATGTTTTTTTTCAAGCTTTTCTTTCACGGACACAATGACTCTGGCCACAGCTTGAATATCGTGGATTTGTCCGTCGAGCATTGAGCGCTCATTATGTTCTTCCATGACGGCATCAATGACTTCAAACACGCCGCTGCGCCGAGAGAGAAGCAGTCCCACGACTGAACGCGTGCCGATATCGAGTGCGAATGTATGGTCAGCTGCTTTCATGAACAGCACCTCTTTCATTTATTCTTATCTAGTTTATCGGCTGATTTCGAAAAAACATCAGCCGTGCGTCATACAGACTCCTGAAAAAGACAGCAAAAACAATCGTCCAAACGCTTTATTGCTTAAAAGCGTTTAAATGTTAAAGAAAAATGCGTGACAACAGGATTGTTTTTGTATATAATTATCACTAATTACAAAAGAAAATGATTACTATTTTCTTTTCAGTGCATAATGCATCTGCTTTGAATACGGCCAGATGCTTGAATAAGATGCATGTACAAGCCGGTTTGCCGGTTTCTATAAAAACGGGAAAGGATGAGTCAGATGAGTAACGCCGAGTTAGAAGCATTGCGAGAGAGAGCAGAAGAGATTAATCTGCAGATTTTACAGCTGATTAATGAGCGAGGAAAGTTAGTACAGGATATTGGTAAAGCCAAGGAAGCGCAGGGCGTTAATCGATATGATCCTGTCCGTGAACGAAGAATGCTTAATAAACTGAAAGAAAACAATGACGGGCCTTTCGAGGATTCCACCATTCAGCATATATTCAAAGAAATCTTTAAAGCGAGTCTTGAGCTTCAGGAAGACGACCACCGCAAAGCCCTTCTTGTTTCACGCAAAAAGAAACCTGAAGATACGATTGTGGATGTAAAAGGAGTTAAAATCGGAGACGGCAGCCAGGTGCTGATTGCCGGTCCATGCGCAGTTGAAAGCTATGAGCAGGTTGCTGCTGTTGCAGAAGAAGCCAAAAAACAGGGTGTACGCCTGCTTCGCGGCGGTGCCTTCAAACCCCGCACAAGTCCTTACGATTTCCAGGGTCTTGGTGTAGAAGGCCTGAAAATACTGAAACGCGTTGCCGATGAGTACGATATGGCTGTCATCAGTGAAATCGTCAACCCGGCAGATATCGAGATCGCGATTCAATACATTGATGTCATTCAGATCGGTGCACGCAACATGCAGAACTTTGAGCTGCTGAAAGCTGCCGGCGCCGTTAATAAGCCTGTGCTCCTGAAGCGCGGTCTTGCGGCAACCCTTGATGAATTTGTAAATGCTGCCGAGTACATCATTTCACAGGGAAATGATCAGATCATCCTGTGTGAACGCGGCATCAGAACGTACGAAACAGCAACACGCAACACGCTTGATATTTCAGCGGTTCCTATTTTAAAACAGGAAACGCACTTGCCGGTACTTGTGGATGTGACGCATTCAACAGGACGCCGCGATTTGCTTATTCCATGTGCAAAAGCTGCACTTGCAATCGGAGCAGACGGCGTAATGGCAGAGGTTCATCCGGACCCGGCGGTTGCACTGTCAGATTCGGCCCAGCAGATGGATTTCGATCAGTTTGCTGATTTCATGAATGAAATTAAACCTTTAATTAAAGTTAAAGCATAAAACCTGTTCAGGGTGCCGCGGAGGAGAGAATTCTTGAATCCGCACGGCACCCTGATTTTGTTTTGCTTGCAACATCATGAGGTTTTATTTATGATAGAAAACAGTGCTGTTTATGAAAAACTTTGCTCATTTATGAACAAATACGGTTATATTGCGTAAAAACGCTGTAAATAGATTGCTTACGTTTTCATAGTATCGTATCATTATGTACATATAAATTCATAATGATGACATGTTACTTTCAATAATTGTAAATGCTAACTATACATATAGATGGATTTCGAAGGAGTGTAGGAAAATGAACAATATCACGATTTATGATGTAGCCCGTGAAGCAAATGTTTCCATGGCTACAGTATCAAGGGTTGTAAACGGCAACCCGAATGTAAAACCGACAACGCGCAAAAAGGTATCTGAAGCCATAGATCGTCTCGGCTACCGCCCAAATGCCGTTGCACGGGGACTTGCCAGCAAGAAAACAACGACTGTAGGGGTTATCATTCCTGATATCTCAAGTACTTTTTATGCAGAACTTGCCCGCGGAATTGAAGATATTGCAACTATGTACAAATACAATATTATCTTGAGTAATTCAGATCAAAACCGCGACAAAGAACTTCACCTGCTGAACACGATGCTTGGGAAGCAAGTAGACGGAATTGTCTTCATGGGCGGAAATATTACAGACGAGCATGTGGATGAGTTTAAGCGCTCCCCTGTGCCGATCGTTCTTGCTGCCTCTGTTGATGTAAATGAAGTGACGCCTTCAGTAAACATCAACTATGAGCAGGCGTCTTATGATGCTGTGTCCATGCTGATTGAAAAAGGCCATAAGCGCATTGGTTATGTAACAGGACCAATGGAAGAGCCGATTAATAAAGAAATGAAAATGAAAGGCTATCTGCGTGCCCTGTCAGAAGCAGGCATCGATGCTGATGAAGCGCTGATCACAGAGGGCGACTATACGTATGATTCTGGCCTTGAAGCGTTTGAGAAAATCAATGAGCTTTCTGATAAACCGACTGCCATCTTTGCGGGTACAGATGAAATGGCGCTTGGAGTTGTACATGCCGCTCAGGACCTTGGCTATGTGATTCCAAATGATATTGAAATCATCGGATTTGACAACACGAAGCTTGCATCAATGGTCCGCCCTAAGCTGACAACCGTTGTTCAGCCGACTTATGACATCGGAGCTGTAGCTATGCGTCTGCTGACAAAGCTGATGAACAAAGAAGAAGTGGAAAATCACATCGTTGAGCTTCCGCACCGCATTGAAATAAGACAATCGACAAAATCATAATTAAAAGGCATGAATCCCTTCGATTCATGCCTTTTTTCAGGTTTAAAGAGAATGCCTGTCTTTCGTTTTGTTCTGACGGATCGGAAAAAGAGCTTTAGCAGTTGTCTGGGCATTTTTCTCTTCGATTTCAAGCTTTCTCGGGATGGCTTTATAGTCATCCTTGGAATCGTGCCAGAAGGAAGGAAGTGTGACAGGTGCTTTTGACTGCCACTGTTCAATCCATTCGATAGGCAGATTTCCTTCTGCAGGCAGATTCTTCATCTGAAGCCAGATCATCGCCCATGCCCTTGGGACAACTCTCCAAATGTCATACCCGCCGCCCCCGACGGCAATCCATTTACCTCCGCAGTACTCATCAGCGATTTCCTGAGCCAGCTTAGGAATTTCTTTGAAAATAGCGGTTGTTGTCGCGAAATGGGTAAGAGGATCATAAAAGTGTGCATCTGCCCCGTTTTGGGTAAGAATCACATCAGGCTTAAAGAAAGCGGCAACCTCCCGGATTGACTGCCTGTAGGCATCCATCCAGGATTCATCTTCAGTAAAGGCATCAAGCGGTACATTGAACGAATACCCGTAGCCCTGTCCTGCGCCGCGCTCGGTCACATTGCCTGTCCCAGGAAATAAATAGCGTCCGGTTTCATGAATGGACAGGGTGCAGACGGAAGGGTCATCGTAAAAAGTCCACTGCACGCCGTCTCCGTGATGAGCATCAGTATCGATATACAGCACTTTCGCCTGATACTTTTTCTGAATGTACTTGATTGCAACAGAACTGTCGTTGTATATGCAAAATCCGGAAGCCTTGCCGCGGAAGCCATGATGAAGTCCGCCTCCAAGATTCAAGGCTCTTTTGGATTTTCCTTCCATAACATGCTCGACTGCTGCAAGCGTGCCTCCGACAAGAAGTGC is from Bacillus sp. FSL H8-0547 and encodes:
- a CDS encoding cell division FtsA domain-containing protein, producing the protein MKAADHTFALDIGTRSVVGLLLSRRSGVFEVIDAVMEEHNERSMLDGQIHDIQAVARVIVSVKEKLEKKHGPLTKVCVAAAGRALKTLRAEASIDITGKPILEAEAVSQLELMAVQLAQQEIALKETGMAGYDCVGYSVISYKLDQQEIGSLLDQQGHTASAEIIATFLPKVVTESLLAALKRANLEMLAMTLEPIAAINVLIPASMRRLNVALVDIGAGTSDIAITSEGTVTAYGMVPSAGDAITEAVSDEYLLDFHEAERVKRELNTSQIIRFKDILGYEKSVSKEAAAASIQPAASRLAKLIKEEILSLNSGKPPKAVMLIGGGSLTPGLPSLLAEQLSLPEDRIAIRGIEAIQQLHLSESLGKGPELVTPIGIAITSSINPIHYVSVSVNGQKVRLLQMKKRTVSDSLLSTGIQLSGYYGKPGLAYFVSINGRSVTVPGTYGEAPVICKNGRRCSVDEELQNGDEITIQKGKDGHSLPVVISDLIDVVPEKKIILNGEQVAVQAKLLKNGTPADPNDPVADRDVITYTFPDKVMDLFQDASRCTPFCLSVDGRLVHLDAFSGKITINHEKAHPDSSFKEWDQIAAVRKKRPTLGQVLSALEMDAYESITIFYNQEPTVIKKMLLHVYRGGNLLSLSDEIRSGDDLKIQKQQAGSFIFQDVFKAVDVTFPAQTNKRFLLLKNEQETSFHEELSPGDRLSIRWM
- a CDS encoding bifunctional 3-deoxy-7-phosphoheptulonate synthase/chorismate mutase, which produces MSNAELEALRERAEEINLQILQLINERGKLVQDIGKAKEAQGVNRYDPVRERRMLNKLKENNDGPFEDSTIQHIFKEIFKASLELQEDDHRKALLVSRKKKPEDTIVDVKGVKIGDGSQVLIAGPCAVESYEQVAAVAEEAKKQGVRLLRGGAFKPRTSPYDFQGLGVEGLKILKRVADEYDMAVISEIVNPADIEIAIQYIDVIQIGARNMQNFELLKAAGAVNKPVLLKRGLAATLDEFVNAAEYIISQGNDQIILCERGIRTYETATRNTLDISAVPILKQETHLPVLVDVTHSTGRRDLLIPCAKAALAIGADGVMAEVHPDPAVALSDSAQQMDFDQFADFMNEIKPLIKVKA
- the ccpA gene encoding catabolite control protein A, translating into MLLSIIVNANYTYRWISKECRKMNNITIYDVAREANVSMATVSRVVNGNPNVKPTTRKKVSEAIDRLGYRPNAVARGLASKKTTTVGVIIPDISSTFYAELARGIEDIATMYKYNIILSNSDQNRDKELHLLNTMLGKQVDGIVFMGGNITDEHVDEFKRSPVPIVLAASVDVNEVTPSVNINYEQASYDAVSMLIEKGHKRIGYVTGPMEEPINKEMKMKGYLRALSEAGIDADEALITEGDYTYDSGLEAFEKINELSDKPTAIFAGTDEMALGVVHAAQDLGYVIPNDIEIIGFDNTKLASMVRPKLTTVVQPTYDIGAVAMRLLTKLMNKEEVENHIVELPHRIEIRQSTKS
- a CDS encoding acetoin utilization protein AcuC yields the protein MKENIFIYSPLFQQYKFSQDHPFNQLRVELTYDLLKKMNALSDDELAAPRMATDEELALVHDKKYIEAVKKAGAGELDQKEAMNYGIGTEDTPIFPGMHDAAALLVGGTLAAVEHVMEGKSKRALNLGGGLHHGFRGKASGFCIYNDSSVAIKYIQKKYQAKVLYIDTDAHHGDGVQWTFYDDPSVCTLSIHETGRYLFPGTGNVTERGAGQGYGYSFNVPLDAFTEDESWMDAYRQSIREVAAFFKPDVILTQNGADAHFYDPLTHFATTTAIFKEIPKLAQEIADEYCGGKWIAVGGGGYDIWRVVPRAWAMIWLQMKNLPAEGNLPIEWIEQWQSKAPVTLPSFWHDSKDDYKAIPRKLEIEEKNAQTTAKALFPIRQNKTKDRHSL